A stretch of Planococcus citri chromosome 5, ihPlaCitr1.1, whole genome shotgun sequence DNA encodes these proteins:
- the LOC135849490 gene encoding uncharacterized protein LOC135849490, whose amino-acid sequence MEFVNENAHYSQDRINLKNKSPFEIAKSNKKALGDVGNLIHSKATQSNLKSTHLKVGSFIDQRIRSPKSPKQQNKVAQKSKKSTLLEKMDDEFFKCSCSSHDSDDFSYELPDCLKLSKKEIECFATEWSNLAPLEIDNDLDVSLELTPVSNVPLYDDDSDDSSFMDVLNESLYSVSQLPEITTAGWEFD is encoded by the exons atggagtTTGTTAATGAAAATGCGCATTATTCGCAAGATagaattaatttaaaaa ATAAATCGCCGTTCGAAATCGCAAAATCCAATAAGAAAGCGTTAGGTGATGTTGGCAATTTGATCCATTCCAAAGCCACTCAATCTAATCTGAAATCAACTCATCTAAAAGTCGGCTCGTTTATCGATCAAAGAATCAGAAGTCCTAAATCGCCCAAACAGCAGAATAAAGTTGctcaaaaatcgaagaaatctACTCTGCTAGAAAAAATGgacgacgaatttttcaaatgttcttgCTCATCCCACGATTCCG ATGATTTTTCCTACGAGTTACCCGACTGCTTGAAATTATCCAAGAAAGAGATCGAATGTTTCGCTACCGAATGGAGTAATCTGGCACCGCTAGAAATTGACAATGATCTGGATGTCTCGTTGGAGCTCACACCGG TTTCGAATGTTCCTTTATATGATGATGACTCGGATGATTCGTCGTTCATGGACGTGTTGAATGAAAGCCTATATTCTGTTTCTCAACTTCCTGAAATAACCACCGCTGGATGGGAATTTGATTAA
- the LOC135849301 gene encoding serpin B6-like, whose amino-acid sequence MASDDEKSAQLTLEVLQSNHKFTNGIYKILTADEDNDLIFSPISLQIALLMTFGGAHGKTAEEMKTSLNLSKEKEEVLQGTQILLGQLKNPNLKIASQIFIEQEYKIKSTYEDLVKQYLESTFEAVDFKKSADKATNAINSWVSEKTQKKISEIIPPGTLNEFTRLVLVNAVHFKDDWLHKFSEHGTSEEPFYTTKDSHVNIPMMHISKKFRYLEDELFKVVEIRYKNQDFRLLILLPNEIDGLRKLEEKLLEIEFCKIFHNLETRTVNLTLPKMKLEKFTDMKSVLMKLGMETMFDERTADFSEMYAKGEAPLYVSDVLHKAVLEVNEEGSEAAAATAVKVLMKRSLVIEREPVEFKADHPFIFLITHQDVILFIGRKTTGV is encoded by the exons atGGCTTCAGATGATGAAAAATCCGCCCAACTCACACTGGAAGTATTACAGTCGAATCATAAATTCACTAATGGCATCTACAAG ATCTTGACAGCAGATGAAGACAATGATTTGATATTTTCGCCCATAAGTCTGCAAATAGCTTTGTTGATGACATTCGGTGGTGCTCATGGGAAAACCGCCGAAGAAATGAAAACCAGCTTGAATTTGAGCAAAGAAAAAGAGGAAGTTTTACAAGGAACTCAAATTTTACTGGGACAACTGAAA AATCccaatttgaaaatagcttCGCAAATATTCATCGAGCAAGAGTATAAAATCAAGAGTACCTACGAAGATCTCGTGAAACAGTATTTGGAATCGACTTTTGAAGCTGTTGATTTCAAGAAATCAGCAGATAAAGCTACGAATGCAATCAATTCTTGGGTGTCTGAGAAAACCCAGAAGAAAATCTCAGAAATAATTCCGCCTG GTACTTTGAACGAGTTTACTCGTTTAGTTTTAGTCAATGCTGTGCATTTTAAAGATGATTGGCTTCATAAATTCTCCGAACATGGCACCTCTGAAGAGCCTTTTTACACGACCAAAGATAGCCACGTCAATATTCCAATGATGCACATTAGTAAAAAATTCAGGTATTTGGAGGATGAGCTTTTCAAAGTTGTGGAAATTCGGTACAAG aatcaagATTTCCGGTTATTGATTCTTCTGCCTAACGAGATCGATGGGTTGCGAAAATTAGAggaaaaattactggaaattgaattttgcaaaatattccaTAATTTAGAAACTCGTACAGTGAATCTAACATTACCCAAAATGAAGCTGGAAAAGTTCACCGATATGAAATCTGTGTTGATGAAG CTTGGTATGGAAACCATGTTCGATGAGAGAACTGCTGATTTTTCCGAAATGTATGCCAAAGGAGAAGCTCCTCTCTACGTCAGCGATGTTTTGCATAAAGCGGTCCTTGAAGTTAATGAAGAAGGAAGTGAAGCTGCTGCCGCTACTG CTGTGAAGGTGTTGATGAAGAGAAGTCTCGTTATCGAGAGAGAGCCAGTCGAGTTCAAAGCTGACCACCCATTTATTTTCCTGATTACTCATCAAGATGTTATTCTGTTTATTGGTAGAAAAACCACTGGCGTGTAA
- the LOC135849302 gene encoding serpin B3-like: protein MASDGENNALLLKEILQSNHRFSRDIYNILANDNQDVIFSPISLQVALLLTLSGAHGTTAQEMKASLNLSKEKEEILQGAHLLLENLKNPNLKIASQIFIEQQYKIKDTYENLVKKYLKSSFEAVDFKKSADKATETINSWVSEKTEKKIPNLIPAGLLDEFTRLVLVNAVHFKDEWRTKFSENETYDEPFYSAKDSHVVVPMMHVNKKYRYLEEDTYQVLEIPYKNEDFRLLILLPKQIEGLRQLEEKLSEIQFCQIFYHLETRKVNLTLPKFKMEQFTDMKAVLKKLGMETMFGNSADFSEMYADGEESLCVSDVLHKAVLEINEEGSEAAAATAVMMMVRMCAPMVEDEEPVDFKVDHPFMFLILHRSTILFMGKKSVV from the exons atggctTCCGATGGTGAAAACAACGCCCTTCTTCTCAAGGAAATCTTGCAATCAAATCACAGATTCAGTCGTGATATTTACAAC ATTTTAGCAAACGATAACCAGGACGTCATATTTTCTCCCATCAGTCTGCAAGTAGCTCTGTTACTAACTCTCAGTGGAGCTCATGGGACCACCGCCCAAGAAATGAAGGCAAGCCTGAACTTGagcaaagaaaaagaagaaattttgcaAGGAGCTCATTTGTTATTGGAGAACCTGaag aatccgaatttgaaaATCGCGTCTCAAATATTCATCGAACAACAGTACAAGATTAAAGACACGTACGaaaacttggtgaaaaaatacttgaaatccTCTTTCGAAGCTGTCGATTTCAAAAAGTCTGCGGACAAAGCTACCGAAACTATTAACTCGTGGGTATCTGAAAAaacggagaaaaaaatacccaatttgATCCCTGCTG gTCTCCTGGATGAATTTACTCGTTTAGTGTTGGTAAACGCAGTGCATTTCAAGGATGAATGGCGTactaaattttctgaaaatgaaacttaCGATGAACCGTTTTATTCTGCCAAAGATAGCCATGTCGTTGTTCCTATGATgcatgtaaataaaaaatacagatATTTGGAAGAAGACACGTATCAAGTTCTTGAGATTCCGTATAag AATGAAGACTTCCGTTTATTAATTCTTTTGCCTAAACAAATCGAAGGACTCCGTCAATTAGAAGAAAAACTAtcggaaattcaattttgtcaaatattcTACCATTTAGAAACTCGAAAAGTAAATTTAACGTTAccgaaattcaaaatggaacAATTTACCGACATGaaagcagttttgaaaaag CTTGGTATGGAAACCATGTTTGGTAACAGTGCTGATTTCTCTGAAATGTACGCTGATGGAGAAGAATCACTCTGCGTTAGTGATGTTTTGCATAAAGCTGTGCTTGAAATTAACGAGGAAGGGAGTGAAGCTGCGGCTGCAACTG CTGTGATGATGATGGTGCGGATGTGTGCTCCTATGGTCGAAGATGAAGAGCCCGTTGATTTCAAAGTCGACCATCCGTTCATGTTTTTGATTCTTCATCGAAGTACTATTCTGTTCATGGGCAAGAAAAGCGTCGtgtga
- the Srp72 gene encoding signal recognition particle subunit SRP72, producing the protein MESLEANLCALYSELQKLEANNDFEKALSVSDKILKKHPEEVEAFHCKIVCLIQLSKFKEAVNIIESNKNQLESLTFERAYCWYRLNDPKKALDVITSCKISTLKLQELQAQVLYRLERYDECFKTYRDIIKNSHDDYEDERMTNLSAAIASIVATQQYSKKEIPQIGEHTYELLYNSACRLAEEGLYIEAKAKLQAAEKLCRNSLEDDGLAEEDILDELAVIKTQIAYCMQKLGQEKEAQNMYNGILKHKPKDIAVIAVASNNSVVINRDQNIFDSKKKIRSCTVDNLEFKLASRQRGAIAFNQCLFALYNQQTEYCVQLCNKLESNFPSLREGAVLIKSVILAKERKVSEAVDLLLKFASKNISNQLKSTLTAVQLLLSEDDRDKAFQLLESLVKNNYRPGIVSALITLLAAREDHSNAVNLLNEAVAWHSSHKSDDIDLKSFWKQAAEFYLRENDPQAAVKCLHNLLSLDPQDQKTIAKLVIAYVQFDKQKAAEFCEKLPPINVDHVDISALENISWHTNKQKKLKVQPSPGKASGTDSSLKTKKKKKRKPKLPKNYDPNVPPDPERWLPRYERSNYKKKKDRRHRDTGIGKGTQGAAGTSSDQYDITKRAATSTGQQSSAHAPRLQQRSKIQHKRKKKGGR; encoded by the exons ATGGAATCCTTGGAGGCGAATCTGTGCGCCCTATATTCGGAGCTACAGAAGTTGGAAGCGAACAATGATTTCGAAAAAGCTCTCAGTGTTTCTGATAAAA TACTGAAGAAACACCCCGAAGAAGTAGAAGCTTTTCATTGTAAAATAGTATGTTTAATCCAGTTATCGAAGTTCAAAGAGGCTGTAAACATCATAGAAAGCAATAAGAATCAACTAGA AAGTTTAACGTTCGAACGAGCCTACTGTTGGTACCGGTTGAACGATCCGAAAAAAGCTCTCGATGTGATAACATCCTGTAAAATATCGACACTCAAGCTTCAGGAGTTACAAGCACAAGTGTTATATCGTCTTGAAAG GTACGACGAGTGTTTCAAAACGTACAGAGatatcattaaaaattctcaCGATGATTACGAAGACGAACGTATGACCAATTTATCCGCAGCGATAGCAAGTATCGTCGCTACCCAACAATATTCC aaaaaagaaataccgCAAATTGGCGAACATACGTACGAACTGTTGTACAATTCAGCTTGTAGATTGGCCGAAGAAGGTCTTTACATCGAAGCTAAAGCGAAACTACAAGCTGCTGAGAAATTATGTCGTAATTCGTTGGAAGACGATGGATTGGCCGAGGAAGACATCTTGGACGAGCTAGCTGTCATCAA GACGCAAATAGCGTATTGCATGCAGAAATTAGGACAAGAAAAAGAagctcaaaatatgtacaatggTATTTTGAAACATAAACCTAAAGATATCGCGGTGATTGCCGTAGCGAGCAATAACAGTGTTGTGATAAATCgcgatcaaaatattttcgattccAAGAAGAAAATCAGATCTTGTACCGTAGATAATCTTGAATTCAAGTTAGCGTCTCGTCAACGTGGAGCTATtgctttcaatcagtgtttaTTCGCGTTGTATAATCAGCAG ACTGAATATTGTGTGCAATTGTGTAACAAACTAGAAAGTAATTTCCCATCGCTGCGAGAAGGCGCCGTACTGATCAAATCGGTTATTTTGGCGAAAGAAAGGAAAGTTTCTGAAGCGGTTGATCTGCTGTTGAAATTCGCTTCTAAAAATATCTCTAATCAACTAAAATCAACGTTGACTGCCGTCCAGTTGTTACTATCGGAG GATGATCGAGACAAAGCATTCCAACTTTTAGAAAGtttagtaaaaaataattacagacCTGGTATCGTGAGTGCTCTAATAACTTTACTCGCCGCTCGAGAAGATCATTCGAACGCTGTTAACTTATTAAACGAAGCAGTCGCTTGGCATTCTTCTCATAAA AGCGATGACAttgatttaaaatcattttggaaacaAGCTGCCGAATTTTACTTACGTGAAAATGATCCTCAAGCTGCCGTAAAATGTTTGCATAACCTACTATCTTTAGATCCTCAAGATCAGAAAACTATCGCTAAATTAGTTATAGCGTATGTTCAA TTTGATAAACAAAAAGCTGCAGAATTCTGTGAAAAATTACCTCCAATTAACGTCGACCACGTCGATATATCTGCATTAGAGAACATATCATGGCATACGAATAAGcaaaagaaattgaaagtaCAGCCATCTCCCGG CAAAGCATCGGGCACTGACTCGAGTTtgaaaacgaagaagaaaaagaaaaggaagcccaaattgcctaaaaattacGATCCCAATGTACCTCCTGATCCCGAACGATGGCTGCCTAGATACGAAAgatcaaattataaaaagaagaaagatCGCCGACACAGAGATACTGGTATTGGTAAAGGAACACAAGGTGCTGCTGGAACGTCTAGCGATCAATA TGATATCACGAAACGTGCAGCTACCAGTACTGGTCAGCAAAGTAGTGCGCATGCTCCTCGTTTGCAACAAAGGAGTAAAATACAGCATAAAAGGAAGAAGAAGGGTGGCAGATGA
- the LOC135849299 gene encoding chorion transcription factor Cf2-like, producing the protein MLQNMLCVAMRKKVENLIHEFDNLLRGYQILRGNVRENEVPLMGHASISVSDFHSLLTSFQTLLENTCEKDFLNYVRNEDDVRSKYIEMSNEHENLKTAYQTATQNVTELDSRLKETVSERDELIRMFDELKQMSEKGSFQKLPSVPRNRIKSMIESVQKLTDKRLPSYQHLNTSSNNEQTEFQAEQNHSLLPYFCDTSSTECFKTEVFVPGSPRIQSPELLIPDSIDEHREDVENVVSDQVSVSGDVQVITVTWDEVTDKSSDEVFNLNDDHENPNSTDGMDSSPDIDPIESQPTLTEEQDPFALDVNNSSRSQEFRCDICYRSYSRRDSLSRHKKIHTETKVYLCTYCPSKFRQHSHLLRHENTHSNLRTFLCPICNRGFNHRDNRERHMKNHAAKNSYMCAHCKKNYRSKLNLKMHISSKACLLV; encoded by the exons ATGCTACAAAATATGCTA TGCGTAGCAATGAGAAAGAAAGTAGAAAACCTGATTCACGAGTTCGACAATCTACTCCGAGGATATCAAATATTACGAGGAAATGTACGTGAAAATGAAGTACCTCTCATGGGACATGcttcaatttcagtttcagatTTTCACAGTTTATTGACGAGTTTTCAAACACTATTGGAGAATACATGCGAGAAAGACTTCCTCAA TTATGTTAGAAACGAAGACGACGTTCGATCAAAATACATTGAAATGAGTAACGAGCACGAAAATCTAAAAACAGCTTATCAAACAGCTACGCAAAATGTTACAGAACTAGATTCGAGATTAAAAGAAACCGTAAGCGAAAGagacgaattgattcgtatgttCGACGAACTAAAACAAATGTCAGAGAAAGgttcttttcaaaaactaccTTCTGTACCAAGAAATCGAATCAAGTCGATGATAGAATCGGTTCAAAAATTAACTGATAAACGTTTGCCATCGTATCAACATCTCAACACGAGTTCGAATAATGAACAGACTGAATTCCAAGCTGAACAAAATCATTCGCTGTTACCGTATTTTTGTGATACATCGTCTACTGAATGTTTTAAGACTGAAGTTTTTGTACCAGGATCACCGAGGATCCAATCGCCTGAATTACTTATACCCGATAGTATCGACGAACATCGTGAAGATGTAGAGAATGTAGTTTCCGATCAAGTCAGCGTTTCCGGTGATGTACAAGTTATTACTGTAACGTGGGATGAAGTGACGGATAAATCTTCTGATGAAG ttttcaatttgaacgatGATCACGAAAATCCAAACAGTACTGATGGTATGGATTCGAGCCCAGATATTGACCCTATCGAAAGCCAGCCCACTTTGACCGAAGAACAGGATCCGTTTGCGTTAGATGTCAACAACTCGTCGCGATCTCAAGAATTCAGATGTGATATCTGTTATCGGAGTTATTCGAGAAGAGATAGTTTATCGAGACATAAGAAAATCCACACTGAAACGAAAGTCTACCTGTGTACCTATTGTCCGTCTAAATTCCGACAGCATTCTCATTTATTAAGACATGAGAATACTCATTCTAACTTGAGAACATTCTTATGTCCAATTTGCAATCGAGGGTTTAACCACAGAGATAACAGGGAACGTCATATGAAAAATCACGCTGCCAAAAATTCGTATATGTGCGCTCACTGCAAAAAAAACTACAGATCGAAACTTAATTTAAAGATGCATATTTCGTCGAAGGCTTGTTTATTAGTCTAG
- the LOC135849303 gene encoding zinc finger protein 701-like, with amino-acid sequence MNYVYEYEDSMNQYEKLLMRNFAKLKFLNPSSESEFSEMEGAYITIKKYLDAAQENMVSLKAEYHDLNQHYSCLFEVEDNVTEELPNYLRRQEALRLKFLEVIYESKRINSCLDDILYGSPVETLERDSIQSPLERFHAAHCELSKAVELESSSVWETNMSPRTIDYDDSDPHMRMDDDLETSFTNEYTEELVTAVGTQSPESAPLNGTEFVPSKRNKDSRLVVNLKNSKAIICDICGRNFKHKYYLKRHIMAVHEKLKPFSCAECGKSFSRKQNMRIHILQEHISKRHYPFVCSICDRKFACKSHLNRHTILHENPKPFDCTLCDKSFTRKEHVKSHVLVKHTPKHRQPFVCNICDRRFGRRADLKKHTISHEKQETF; translated from the exons ATGAATTATGTTTACGAGTACGAAGATTCCATGAACCAATACGAAAAGTTATTGATGAGAAACTTCGCCAAACTCAA GTTCTTAAACCCATCGTCGGAATCAGAGTTCTCTGAAATGGAAGGAGCATACATAACTATTAAGAAATACTTGGACGCAGCCCAAGAAAATATGGTATCGTTGAAAGCAGAATACCATGATTTAAACCAACACTACTCGTGTTTATTCGAGGTTGAGGATAATGTTACCGAAGAACTTCCCAA ttactTGAGACGTCAAGAAGCGCTAAGATTGAAATTCCTCGAAGTAATTTACGAGAGTAAACGCATCAACTCGTGTTTGGATGATATTCTTTATGGAAGTCCTGTCGAAACGCTCGAAAGAGATTCCATTCAAAGTCCACTGGAACGGTTTCATGCTGCTCATTGTGAATTAAGTAAAGCGGTCGAATTGGAATCGTCTTCAGTTTGGGAAACAAATATGTCACCGAGGACGATTGATTATGACGATAGCGATCCGCACATGAGAATGGATGATGATCTTGAGACTTCGTTTACAAACGAATATACCGAAGAGTTGGTTACTGCAGTTGGAACACAATCACCGGAATCCGCTCCGTTGAATGGTACTGAATTTGTTCCATCGAAACGGAATAAAGACTCGA GACTGGTTGTAAATCTTAAGAATAGCAAGGCAATTATTTGCGACATTTGCGGTCGGAATTTCAAGCATAAATATTATTTAAAGCGACATATTATGGCTGttcatgaaaaactgaaaccatTCAGTTGTGCCGAATGCGGTAAATCGTTTTCGAGGAAACAAAATATGAGAATTCATATACTTCAGGAACACATCTCAAAGCGCCATTATCCATTCGTTTGCAGCATTTGCGATCGAAAGTTCGCCTGCAAGTCACATCTAAACAGGCATACAATTTTGCATGAAAATCCGAAACCATTCGACTGTACCCTATGCGACAAATCGTTTACAAGGAAAGAGCATGTAAAAAGTCACGTACTTGTGAAACACACCCCGAAGCACCGCCAACCATTCGTTTGCAACATTTGCGACCGACGTTTTGGCAGAAGAGCTGATCTGAAGAAGCATACAATTTCGCATGAAAAGCAGGAAACATTTTAA